From Paenibacillus segetis, one genomic window encodes:
- a CDS encoding M14 family metallopeptidase produces the protein MEIRVRGGDSFWGYSQLFGVPIQLLLDSNPGMNPQALMIGQTVNIPGYMTREYQIVPGDTIWQIARTAGVPQDTIMLLNPSIQANYLRIGQIIQIPSRVTNLVVQTIRPYDYGDMLEDLNNLAEIYPFIRIQSIGNSVMGKVIPEIRLGIGPKQVHANASFHANEWITTPVLIRFLNEYLLALTNNGSIRGLAMNPLYETTTLSLVPMVDPDGVDLVVIGLPSDEPYRSDVLAINGGSSDFSGWKANIRGVDLNNQFPALWERQAEIGPQAPSPRDYPGTAPLTEPESQAMANLTWNSNFSRVLAFHTQGRVIYWGFEGLQPPESEVIVNEFARVSGYEPIEYVESWAGFKDWFIQDWRRPGFTIELGQGTNPLPLSQFEQIYQESLGILLASLYM, from the coding sequence ATGGAAATAAGGGTTCGCGGCGGTGATTCGTTCTGGGGATATAGTCAGTTGTTTGGGGTTCCAATACAGCTTCTGCTTGATTCAAATCCGGGCATGAATCCACAAGCATTAATGATAGGACAAACGGTGAATATACCGGGTTATATGACACGAGAATATCAGATCGTTCCTGGGGATACGATTTGGCAGATTGCTAGGACAGCCGGTGTACCGCAGGACACTATAATGCTGCTTAATCCATCAATTCAAGCGAATTATCTTCGTATCGGTCAGATTATTCAGATTCCAAGTCGCGTTACTAACTTAGTGGTTCAAACAATAAGACCATATGATTATGGAGATATGCTGGAGGACCTTAACAACCTCGCTGAGATTTACCCATTTATCCGCATCCAGTCAATTGGTAACTCGGTAATGGGTAAAGTTATTCCTGAAATTCGTCTCGGTATCGGTCCTAAACAGGTCCACGCAAACGCCTCTTTTCATGCGAATGAATGGATCACAACACCTGTCCTCATTCGGTTTCTAAATGAATACTTACTAGCATTAACGAATAATGGTAGCATACGTGGGCTCGCAATGAATCCATTATATGAGACGACCACGCTATCTCTTGTTCCAATGGTTGATCCTGATGGTGTCGATTTAGTCGTGATCGGACTACCGAGTGACGAACCTTATCGAAGTGATGTACTTGCTATAAATGGAGGAAGCAGCGATTTCAGTGGATGGAAGGCCAATATTCGTGGGGTTGATTTAAATAACCAGTTCCCAGCGTTATGGGAACGACAAGCGGAAATAGGTCCACAAGCACCATCTCCTCGTGATTATCCAGGAACGGCGCCACTTACGGAGCCAGAGTCGCAAGCGATGGCTAATTTAACGTGGAACAGTAACTTCAGCCGTGTGTTAGCCTTTCATACACAGGGAAGGGTCATTTATTGGGGCTTTGAAGGGCTTCAGCCACCTGAATCTGAAGTGATTGTTAATGAGTTTGCAAGAGTGAGCGGTTATGAGCCTATAGAGTATGTAGAGAGTTGGGCTGGCTTCAAGGATTGGTTCATCCAAGATTGGAGAAGGCCAGGTTTTACGATTGAATTAGGGCAAGGAACGAATCCACTTCCCTTATCGCAGTTTGAACAAATTTATCAAGAAAGTCTAGGGATATTACTAGCTTCGCTTTATATGTAA
- a CDS encoding carboxymuconolactone decarboxylase family protein: MTHYYDRTNLQRIPDLMKLAPQAANSFLAFEQDVFHASDIIAAKEKELIAVAVAHVTGCPYCIDVHVKKCKALGGTQEEIFQAVLIATSTQAGALLSHATHALIAFEENADNPTPKIPPDSTPDCFC, from the coding sequence ATGACACATTATTACGACCGTACTAATCTGCAACGCATTCCTGATCTTATGAAGCTGGCTCCACAAGCTGCCAATTCCTTTTTGGCATTCGAGCAAGATGTCTTTCATGCTTCAGATATCATTGCCGCAAAAGAGAAGGAACTCATTGCTGTGGCCGTGGCCCATGTGACGGGCTGTCCTTATTGCATCGATGTACATGTCAAGAAGTGCAAAGCGCTGGGCGGCACGCAGGAGGAAATATTCCAAGCAGTATTAATCGCCACTTCTACACAAGCCGGGGCCTTACTCAGCCATGCGACACATGCCCTCATCGCATTCGAAGAAAACGCCGATAATCCTACGCCCAAAATACCGCCCGATTCAACTCCGGATTGCTTTTGTTAA
- a CDS encoding GntR family transcriptional regulator has protein sequence MEQIPLYQHIVNALKAQIESGELQIGDQLPTEAQISKTYNVSRITSKRALTELENANLIYRVQGKGSFVNAMQPSLQPNNKSSKEILLVLPFNHNPGLGDYEKGINEYLKTTDYTLNIQSSTIVSQHKLLEAALQSANSGLIFYPVNSISDLGMLYQYHMSKYPIVTMDKYIEGIPLPSVVSDNFAGGYLACSHLIENNHKKIAFLSSLKVENSSSIRERYFGYLKALYDYNLIDHSVSDLTERYLIHDNDNGREYYTHFIQSVMEQGITGIVAENDLIAIEIMQIAKELGLSIPDDFSIVGFDNIHLSSFVEPKLTTISQDFEQMGYLAAQNLVEIIENPQNQPQENIVVPVELIERQTVKRL, from the coding sequence TTGGAGCAAATCCCATTATACCAACATATCGTGAACGCTCTAAAGGCGCAGATTGAATCTGGAGAACTACAAATCGGAGATCAACTTCCAACTGAAGCACAAATATCGAAGACTTACAACGTGAGTCGGATTACGTCAAAGCGGGCTTTGACAGAACTTGAGAACGCTAATTTGATCTATAGGGTTCAAGGGAAGGGGAGCTTCGTGAATGCTATGCAACCGTCCCTCCAGCCCAATAACAAATCTAGCAAAGAGATTCTGCTCGTTCTCCCGTTCAACCACAATCCAGGTCTTGGCGATTACGAGAAGGGCATCAATGAGTATCTCAAGACGACCGACTATACATTAAACATTCAATCCAGTACGATCGTCAGCCAACACAAACTGCTAGAGGCTGCGCTTCAAAGCGCCAATTCGGGGTTGATCTTCTACCCCGTAAACAGCATTTCAGATCTAGGCATGCTGTATCAATATCATATGTCGAAATATCCGATAGTAACGATGGATAAATATATTGAGGGCATTCCGCTCCCTTCCGTTGTCTCCGATAACTTTGCAGGAGGGTACCTGGCTTGCAGTCACTTGATCGAGAATAACCACAAGAAAATTGCCTTTCTCTCCTCTTTGAAGGTCGAGAATTCCTCGTCAATCAGGGAGCGTTATTTTGGTTATCTAAAGGCGTTGTATGATTACAACTTAATCGATCACAGCGTGAGTGATTTAACCGAGCGTTATTTAATTCATGATAACGATAACGGAAGAGAATATTATACCCATTTCATACAATCCGTTATGGAGCAAGGAATTACGGGGATTGTAGCTGAGAATGACCTGATCGCCATTGAGATCATGCAAATTGCTAAAGAGCTGGGATTATCGATCCCCGATGATTTCTCGATTGTAGGCTTTGATAACATTCACCTTTCCAGCTTTGTTGAACCTAAGCTGACCACGATATCTCAAGATTTTGAACAAATGGGATACCTGGCTGCACAAAACCTAGTAGAGATCATAGAGAATCCTCAGAATCAACCGCAAGAGAATATTGTGGTTCCGGTAGAGCTTATCGAACGTCAAACCGTGAAGAGACTATGA
- the cspD gene encoding cold-shock protein CspD, with product METGTVKWFNGEKGFGFIEVEGGNDVFVHFSAIVGDGYKSLDEGQRVEFNIVEGNRGPQAENVVKL from the coding sequence ATGGAAACAGGCACAGTGAAATGGTTTAACGGAGAAAAAGGTTTTGGTTTTATCGAAGTTGAAGGCGGAAATGATGTATTCGTACACTTTAGCGCAATCGTTGGAGACGGTTATAAATCTTTGGACGAAGGCCAGCGCGTTGAATTCAACATCGTAGAAGGCAACCGCGGTCCACAAGCCGAAAATGTCGTAAAACTTTAA
- a CDS encoding S-layer homology domain-containing protein, translating into MMNRRFKSFICTSLALLTLSQTMLTASAAADKPNTNTGKWMSGEYHTHTVQSNDASEPSLKLENVLNAAFREDLDSLSEDAMASLNYGTPFDYLVVTDHLRNSPRNPEGNEKDSARWEAIADQESKITELQKSGKYAGKIIYPGFEWDMMGLDHASVGIVDSKSDAVPIDAIHQFEYLYSYDTTSDQFTSNEAQKWGERPTKDELKPDKDKSFEAVEWLKKYYPESYVLLNHPSRHNGSNSGVVTIEDLRKLNDIAPDIVFGMEGMPGNQMAASENRSELADIYGGADVMISQVGGVWDALLGEGRRFWNFTNSDFHFKVSSNRKYSSGYWPSEYSRNYTWVEGNTFKDVVDGMRSGKSFAVYGDLINALDFTASGNGKKAGMGEDLQVSAGDNTNITIRFKSPEFNNYAPISEHETKVDNKVKVDHIDLISGEVTGRLDESEYASNTTNDTTKIVKRFTEADWGQPDTEGYYTINYTVPADTSRYYRLRGTNLGVDVDGYTKNGEPLKDQSFDYEGTATAEENEQRFNHINDRNYTSMWFYSNPIFVEVPGSNSDMSFNDVSSHWAASAIDNMVKKGLFSGISETSFSPNTAMSRSMLVTVMHRLAGQPSGGTHSFQDVGTDTYYNDAVAWASTNAIVKGVDSKRFAPEQSISREQLAVIVYNYAKFMGMDVSATSTLADSTDAGKVSSESSNAVQWAVGSGLLSGKGENVLDPSGTVTRAEAATILQRFIQITNHK; encoded by the coding sequence ATGATGAACAGAAGATTCAAATCCTTTATTTGTACTTCACTTGCCTTACTAACGTTGTCTCAGACGATGTTGACGGCATCCGCGGCTGCAGACAAGCCAAATACGAATACCGGCAAATGGATGTCGGGTGAGTATCATACACATACGGTGCAATCGAATGATGCTTCTGAACCTAGTTTGAAACTTGAAAATGTCTTGAATGCCGCATTCCGTGAGGATTTGGATAGTCTATCGGAGGATGCAATGGCTTCATTGAACTATGGTACACCGTTTGATTATCTTGTCGTAACGGATCACCTTCGTAACTCGCCAAGAAATCCGGAGGGCAATGAGAAGGATAGCGCCCGTTGGGAAGCTATTGCAGATCAGGAGAGCAAGATTACCGAGCTGCAGAAGAGTGGGAAATATGCAGGAAAAATAATTTACCCCGGCTTTGAATGGGATATGATGGGACTTGATCATGCCTCGGTTGGGATTGTTGATTCGAAAAGTGATGCTGTGCCGATAGATGCAATTCATCAGTTTGAATATTTGTACAGCTACGATACCACAAGTGATCAATTCACTTCGAATGAAGCTCAGAAATGGGGGGAGCGGCCTACTAAGGATGAGCTCAAACCCGACAAAGATAAGAGCTTTGAAGCGGTGGAATGGCTGAAAAAGTATTATCCTGAAAGCTATGTCTTACTGAACCATCCATCCAGGCACAATGGTAGTAACAGTGGCGTAGTCACCATTGAAGACTTGCGTAAATTGAATGATATAGCCCCTGACATTGTATTCGGTATGGAAGGAATGCCAGGCAATCAGATGGCTGCTAGCGAGAATCGTTCTGAACTTGCTGATATTTACGGCGGTGCAGATGTCATGATCTCGCAGGTTGGCGGTGTTTGGGATGCTTTGCTTGGTGAGGGCCGACGTTTCTGGAATTTTACCAATTCGGACTTTCACTTCAAGGTTAGCAGCAACCGCAAGTATTCCAGCGGATACTGGCCAAGTGAATACTCCAGAAACTACACATGGGTTGAAGGGAACACCTTCAAGGATGTAGTAGATGGTATGCGCTCGGGTAAATCCTTCGCCGTCTATGGCGACCTCATCAATGCGCTCGATTTTACGGCAAGTGGAAACGGTAAGAAAGCAGGAATGGGCGAGGATTTGCAAGTGTCTGCAGGCGATAACACGAACATTACCATTCGTTTCAAGAGCCCTGAGTTCAATAACTATGCACCGATTTCAGAGCATGAAACCAAAGTTGATAATAAGGTCAAGGTGGATCATATCGATCTGATCTCTGGTGAGGTTACAGGTCGTCTTGATGAGAGCGAATATGCTAGTAATACAACGAATGATACAACGAAAATCGTAAAACGATTCACTGAAGCAGACTGGGGACAACCGGATACCGAAGGTTATTACACTATTAATTACACAGTGCCGGCAGATACCAGCCGCTATTATCGTCTGCGTGGTACAAATCTTGGCGTCGATGTAGATGGCTATACGAAGAACGGTGAACCACTGAAAGACCAGTCCTTTGATTATGAGGGAACGGCGACAGCGGAAGAGAATGAGCAGCGTTTTAATCATATCAATGATCGGAATTATACCAGCATGTGGTTCTATTCTAATCCGATTTTTGTCGAAGTTCCGGGTAGTAATTCGGACATGTCTTTCAATGATGTGAGCAGCCATTGGGCGGCTTCTGCGATCGATAATATGGTGAAAAAGGGACTGTTCTCTGGTATCTCAGAGACAAGCTTTAGCCCAAATACGGCAATGTCTCGTAGTATGTTAGTCACGGTTATGCACCGTCTGGCTGGACAACCGAGTGGGGGAACTCATTCATTCCAAGATGTTGGAACAGATACCTATTACAATGATGCAGTTGCATGGGCAAGCACGAACGCCATTGTTAAGGGTGTTGATAGCAAGCGATTTGCTCCAGAACAATCTATTTCACGTGAACAGCTAGCGGTGATCGTCTATAACTATGCGAAATTCATGGGAATGGACGTTAGTGCGACCAGTACGCTTGCAGATTCCACGGATGCCGGCAAAGTTTCCTCGGAGTCTTCTAACGCGGTGCAATGGGCGGTTGGATCAGGTCTCCTATCTGGAAAAGGGGAGAATGTACTCGATCCATCGGGGACAGTGACTCGTGCCGAGGCGGCAACCATCCTTCAGCGTTTCATACAAATAACGAATCATAAATAG
- a CDS encoding MerR family transcriptional regulator gives MSTDYDQYFTTSEFAKVCGVTKHTLFHYDDIGILKPEIVKENGYRYYSYKQFYTFDIIAVLKGTGTSLNEIKEYMKDQNTEHFLTMLKQKQKQLVEERRKLERMQRLLQGAIDNTDRALHVNCGEPWVMECEEEYFLAVRLAKDGGEKDHVRKLYGIFDYCDEHHIEYDFSIGTIICKTHIEEGVYDPDYYCNKIRYKHEGELMYIKPKGRYVIMNHKGSYESLPKSYEKLKSYIAASNLTITGNAYEYDLLSYIAVGDPDKYVIQIAIQI, from the coding sequence ATGTCAACGGACTATGATCAATACTTTACGACAAGTGAATTCGCCAAGGTATGCGGGGTAACGAAGCATACGTTATTCCATTATGATGACATTGGCATATTAAAACCGGAGATCGTTAAGGAAAACGGTTATCGCTATTATTCTTACAAGCAGTTTTATACCTTTGATATTATTGCGGTCTTGAAAGGGACTGGAACGTCGTTGAATGAGATAAAGGAATATATGAAGGACCAAAATACAGAGCATTTTTTAACAATGCTCAAGCAAAAACAGAAGCAGTTGGTTGAAGAGCGAAGAAAGTTAGAGCGAATGCAGAGGCTTTTACAGGGAGCAATAGATAATACTGATCGTGCGCTTCATGTTAATTGTGGAGAGCCTTGGGTCATGGAATGTGAGGAAGAGTATTTCCTTGCGGTTAGGCTAGCGAAAGACGGTGGGGAAAAGGATCATGTCCGAAAATTATATGGGATATTTGATTATTGCGACGAACACCATATCGAATATGACTTTTCTATCGGTACGATCATTTGCAAGACCCATATAGAGGAAGGGGTCTATGACCCCGATTATTATTGCAATAAAATCAGGTATAAACATGAAGGCGAGCTAATGTATATCAAGCCAAAGGGTAGATATGTGATTATGAATCACAAGGGATCATATGAAAGTTTGCCTAAGTCTTATGAGAAGCTAAAATCATATATTGCTGCTAGTAATTTAACCATTACGGGCAACGCATACGAATATGATTTACTTAGTTATATAGCTGTTGGGGATCCAGATAAGTATGTCATTCAAATTGCGATCCAAATTTAA
- a CDS encoding MFS transporter, with the protein MSTLQLSKLQRWIVLAIVSSALFLIVIDMTVLYTVLPQLTHDLAASASEKLWIVNIYPLVMAGLLPGLGTLGDRLGHKKLFVTGLAVFGIASLIAAYAPAPYVLITARTLLAIGAAMMMPATLSIIRTTFSDERERSLAVGIWASVSSVGAGMGPLVGGFLLEHFWWGSVFLINIPIAILALILGIFLIPNRKGNENKKWDLFGSVQIMIGLIGLVYAIKEISRREGSYIIALISAVIGIVAMIFFIRRQRKHPDPLIDFSLFRDSRFTTGVVTALLSSFALVGMELVVTQRLQLVLGYSPLEAGVYVVFTSIASFISGILIGLVLHRVDKMKVQWVCLFVSGLGMGAFLLFHNGNITLQIASLMILGAGLGGAMTTASNSIMLHVPIEKAGMAASIEEVSFELGSALSITLLGSLSSFVYTASIVIPEGLAVPPVVQDSLDEALLAAENMPVAAGSTLAQIAQSAFDKSFAVVLATATIILLVAAFMIRSATHRRKVWGNKQ; encoded by the coding sequence ATGTCTACACTTCAACTATCTAAACTTCAACGCTGGATAGTGCTGGCGATTGTGTCCAGCGCACTGTTTCTGATCGTCATCGACATGACGGTTCTGTACACGGTTCTGCCGCAGCTAACTCATGATCTCGCTGCTTCCGCTTCGGAAAAACTTTGGATAGTTAACATTTATCCACTCGTGATGGCAGGGCTATTGCCCGGTCTAGGTACACTAGGAGATCGTCTTGGGCATAAAAAACTCTTCGTTACCGGACTTGCTGTCTTTGGGATTGCTTCACTGATTGCGGCCTACGCACCGGCACCATATGTACTTATTACCGCACGTACCCTGCTTGCTATTGGTGCAGCCATGATGATGCCTGCAACACTTTCGATCATTCGTACGACCTTTTCGGATGAGCGTGAACGCTCACTGGCTGTTGGTATTTGGGCATCCGTCTCATCTGTTGGAGCTGGTATGGGTCCACTCGTTGGTGGTTTCTTACTGGAACATTTCTGGTGGGGATCGGTTTTCCTCATCAATATTCCTATAGCTATTCTCGCACTGATCTTGGGCATTTTTCTTATCCCCAACCGTAAAGGGAATGAGAATAAAAAGTGGGATTTATTTGGTTCCGTCCAGATTATGATTGGCCTCATTGGCCTCGTATATGCAATTAAGGAGATCAGCAGACGTGAAGGCTCATATATAATCGCTTTGATTTCCGCCGTAATTGGAATCGTAGCAATGATCTTTTTTATACGTCGTCAACGTAAGCACCCTGATCCATTAATCGATTTCTCTCTTTTTAGAGATTCACGCTTTACTACAGGAGTGGTGACAGCACTGCTGTCTTCCTTCGCACTTGTTGGAATGGAGTTGGTCGTGACCCAGCGACTCCAGCTTGTCCTAGGGTATTCTCCCCTAGAGGCGGGCGTGTATGTTGTATTTACTTCAATAGCTTCCTTCATCTCAGGTATACTCATCGGGTTAGTGTTACATCGTGTTGACAAGATGAAGGTACAATGGGTCTGTCTGTTTGTCTCCGGCTTGGGGATGGGTGCCTTTCTGCTCTTCCATAACGGAAATATAACCTTACAGATCGCATCCCTAATGATTCTGGGTGCAGGTCTTGGTGGAGCAATGACAACTGCCTCAAATTCAATCATGCTTCATGTCCCAATCGAAAAGGCAGGCATGGCCGCATCCATAGAGGAAGTATCGTTCGAGCTTGGTAGTGCCCTAAGCATTACGCTTCTTGGTAGTCTTTCTTCGTTCGTTTATACAGCTTCAATCGTTATTCCTGAAGGACTAGCCGTACCGCCGGTCGTTCAAGATAGCCTTGACGAAGCTCTTTTGGCCGCAGAAAATATGCCCGTTGCAGCTGGATCTACTCTCGCCCAAATAGCACAGTCGGCTTTTGATAAGTCATTTGCTGTTGTCCTGGCAACTGCGACAATAATCCTTTTGGTCGCTGCGTTTATGATCCGATCCGCAACACATCGTAGAAAGGTTTGGGGCAATAAGCAATAA
- a CDS encoding cold-shock protein, giving the protein METGTVKWFNGEKGFGFIEVEGGNDVFVHFSAIVGDGYKSLDEGQRVEFNIVQGQRGAQAENVVKL; this is encoded by the coding sequence ATGGAAACAGGCACAGTGAAATGGTTTAACGGAGAAAAAGGTTTTGGTTTTATCGAAGTTGAAGGCGGAAATGATGTATTCGTACACTTTAGCGCGATCGTTGGAGACGGTTATAAATCTTTGGACGAAGGTCAACGTGTTGAATTTAACATCGTACAAGGCCAACGCGGAGCACAAGCCGAGAACGTTGTAAAACTATAA
- a CDS encoding Crp/Fnr family transcriptional regulator: MHVLPEQKIRQIQQLFPSFSHVPDDSWNAAEILSITPSTPHSIREGHMLQHAMFIMGGQIRIFKISPTGREITLYRVSSGQSCVLMMASILGETEYEASVSIEENTEVLLLPVHVFRGWMDTIKPIRQYIYKQFIDRMTNVTQLLENIAFQPIPYRIAEYLILASANTDHILLTHEQLAIEIGTSREVITRVLRDFVNLGAIRLSRGKIKIIDHHILQNTLDRFV, from the coding sequence ATGCATGTTCTTCCTGAACAGAAAATCCGGCAAATCCAGCAGCTGTTCCCCTCTTTCTCTCATGTCCCCGATGATAGTTGGAATGCTGCAGAAATCCTCTCCATTACTCCCTCTACCCCACACTCCATTCGAGAAGGTCATATGCTTCAGCATGCCATGTTCATTATGGGCGGACAGATTCGTATTTTCAAAATAAGCCCAACAGGTAGAGAGATTACCTTGTATCGCGTGAGTAGTGGTCAGTCCTGCGTACTTATGATGGCAAGCATATTAGGGGAAACAGAATACGAGGCATCGGTCTCGATTGAAGAGAATACGGAGGTTCTACTGCTTCCTGTACACGTATTTAGAGGTTGGATGGACACCATCAAGCCGATTAGACAATACATCTACAAGCAATTCATTGATCGCATGACGAATGTTACCCAGCTCCTTGAAAATATCGCTTTCCAACCCATTCCTTATCGGATTGCAGAATACTTAATCTTAGCATCGGCAAATACAGACCATATACTCCTTACTCATGAACAACTTGCCATCGAAATTGGCACATCCCGCGAGGTTATCACCCGCGTCTTACGCGATTTTGTCAATTTAGGTGCCATTAGGTTAAGCAGAGGGAAAATTAAAATTATTGATCATCATATTTTGCAGAATACATTAGATCGGTTTGTGTGA
- a CDS encoding GH92 family glycosyl hydrolase yields the protein MLHYIDTRQGTNNKHSYSNGNTLPYTSVPFGMNHFVVQTNNEGSWFFNPHDRVFQGIRLTHQPSPWMGDFAHFLMTPIADDKIRSSVFSCQSSYRPEEAIFKPHYVKVKQQRYNITTELVPTCYGASMQIQYNSKQQAGFVLNVKNKSQFHIDAANRKITGYVSNFAGCHDDQFRMYVSMSFSHDIDLDASGYYNNEGELSNELAVSGMDQHVVIRFKDCEKDTLNVKLATSFISIEQAELNLQRELHLSMNEVKEQATLAWNHYLNKIQVTHSNEEYLRTFYTCLYRMFLFPQKFYELDANMESIHYDTTARAVKKGILYTNNGFWDTYKSVYPLYSIIAPQEYEEMLEGFLNSSRETGFLPKWLSPDERGLMPGTLIDAVIADAAAKGIGSHLMPELLDAMLNAATTQSDKDCYGRQGTLDYIKYGYVPNHYHESVNHTLDYAYSDYCISTVAEVLGKADVAEHYRQSALNYKNIFDSETGFMRAKDQHGQFRDHFNDISWGLDYAEGSAWQSSFAVFQDFQGLIEAYGSEERFFDKITELCNKAPDFDVLGYGFEIHEMSEMAAVDFGQVAISNQPSFHIPYLFNYVGEPASSQVVIKQILTHLFNSGFDGFPGDEDNGSMSGWYVFSSMGFYPVCPGSNEYVLGIPLFDSVTIELPDGKQMQIHTDNNNPQSNFVTNVKLEGEDYTKLYITYDDIMEGKSLDFRLGLAPSYRSYEPQELPFSLSKRNK from the coding sequence ATGCTGCATTATATCGACACACGACAAGGCACCAACAACAAACATTCCTATTCCAACGGGAATACACTCCCTTATACCTCTGTCCCTTTCGGCATGAATCACTTTGTCGTACAGACTAACAATGAGGGAAGTTGGTTCTTCAATCCACATGACCGTGTCTTTCAAGGCATTCGTTTGACGCACCAGCCAAGTCCATGGATGGGCGACTTTGCCCATTTTCTCATGACACCTATTGCTGATGACAAAATCAGAAGTTCCGTGTTTTCTTGCCAAAGCTCTTATCGGCCGGAAGAAGCCATTTTCAAGCCTCACTACGTCAAAGTAAAACAACAACGCTATAACATCACAACTGAGCTGGTTCCGACCTGTTATGGAGCATCCATGCAAATCCAATACAATTCCAAGCAGCAAGCTGGATTCGTGCTGAATGTGAAGAACAAGAGTCAGTTTCATATCGATGCAGCGAATCGCAAAATCACTGGTTATGTCAGCAACTTCGCAGGCTGTCATGATGATCAATTCCGGATGTATGTATCCATGAGCTTCAGTCATGACATCGATCTGGATGCATCGGGTTACTATAATAACGAAGGCGAATTAAGCAATGAGTTGGCTGTAAGCGGCATGGATCAGCATGTTGTCATTCGATTTAAGGACTGCGAGAAGGATACCCTGAATGTTAAGCTGGCGACTTCATTTATCAGTATAGAACAGGCCGAGTTAAATCTTCAGCGTGAGCTGCATTTGTCTATGAATGAAGTGAAAGAACAAGCAACCCTAGCCTGGAACCATTATTTGAATAAAATCCAAGTTACGCATTCGAACGAGGAATATTTACGGACCTTCTATACTTGCTTATATCGAATGTTCCTCTTCCCACAGAAGTTCTATGAATTGGATGCCAATATGGAGTCGATTCATTACGACACTACAGCTAGAGCCGTAAAGAAAGGGATTCTCTATACCAATAACGGATTCTGGGATACATACAAATCCGTATATCCGCTCTATTCTATCATTGCTCCACAAGAATACGAGGAGATGCTCGAAGGTTTCCTGAACTCCTCCCGCGAAACTGGCTTCTTGCCCAAGTGGTTATCACCGGATGAACGTGGCCTAATGCCAGGTACGCTTATTGATGCGGTTATTGCGGACGCTGCCGCCAAAGGAATTGGAAGTCATTTAATGCCTGAACTGCTTGATGCGATGTTGAACGCAGCAACGACACAAAGCGATAAGGATTGTTACGGTCGCCAAGGAACGCTGGATTATATCAAATATGGTTACGTTCCAAATCATTATCACGAAAGTGTTAATCATACGCTGGATTACGCCTATAGTGACTACTGCATCAGCACCGTAGCTGAGGTCTTAGGCAAAGCTGATGTGGCTGAGCATTATAGACAAAGTGCATTGAACTATAAGAACATCTTTGATTCTGAGACGGGCTTCATGCGCGCGAAAGACCAACATGGCCAATTCCGTGATCATTTCAACGATATTAGCTGGGGACTTGACTATGCCGAGGGTAGCGCATGGCAAAGTAGCTTTGCGGTATTTCAAGACTTCCAAGGCTTGATCGAGGCTTATGGTTCTGAGGAACGTTTTTTTGATAAAATTACTGAATTATGCAATAAAGCGCCGGACTTTGATGTGTTAGGCTACGGTTTTGAAATTCATGAAATGAGCGAAATGGCAGCCGTCGATTTTGGCCAGGTAGCTATTTCAAATCAGCCGAGCTTCCACATTCCATATCTGTTCAATTATGTCGGCGAACCGGCTTCCTCTCAGGTCGTAATCAAGCAGATTTTAACCCATCTGTTTAACAGCGGCTTTGACGGATTCCCTGGCGATGAAGACAATGGCAGCATGTCCGGTTGGTATGTATTCAGCTCCATGGGCTTCTACCCGGTATGCCCGGGAAGTAATGAATATGTGCTCGGCATTCCGCTATTTGATAGTGTCACGATTGAACTTCCGGATGGCAAGCAAATGCAGATTCATACCGACAACAATAACCCACAGTCCAATTTCGTTACCAACGTCAAGTTGGAAGGTGAGGATTATACCAAACTGTATATTACGTACGATGATATTATGGAAGGAAAATCACTAGATTTTCGCCTTGGATTAGCTCCAAGCTACCGTTCTTATGAACCGCAGGAGCTTCCCTTCTCACTATCAAAACGTAACAAGTAA